A stretch of the Haloplanus aerogenes genome encodes the following:
- a CDS encoding universal stress protein has translation MFQRVLLPTDGSEASSIAAEAAVSLADRFDAELHVIQLVLVPR, from the coding sequence ATATTCCAACGCGTTCTACTACCGACTGACGGCAGTGAAGCCTCGTCGATCGCAGCTGAAGCAGCTGTGTCACTCGCCGATCGGTTTGACGCGGAACTACACGTGATTCAGCTGGTTCTTGTCCCACGCTAA